The genomic interval GAACCAAAAGTTGTCGATTCCTCTTTGTCGTTTCCACAACCCcctgatctcctcctcctcatcgacacCAAACGTGGCGTCAACCGTGTTCGCGATATCTCTCGGACCCAGCAAGTTCgaatccttttcctccccatcagccgcattctcaccacccaaaaCCTCAAACACTGTATCCCGAGCGTTCAAGTCGGAAAACCCAGTGCACCAGATAATACTGtccgcctccgccgtctTTCCATCAGAAAGCCTCAGCCCAGCCTCCGTGTACGCCACTGGCTCAACACTCGATATCACACCCACGTTTCCCTCCGCGATCACCTCCAAGCCACCGATATCAACATAATGTCCCCCGCCTCTCTCCACAAGATTGTGCATCAGACATGCGTCAGGGTGAGCACTGTCAATGACCGGAAAGCCAGCCTTGGCCACCCTTTTGTATCTGTCCGGCTCTTGAGACGCCAACATGGCAAGCAATCCGTGCGCCATGTTGCACTCTACCCACGTGGGAAATAACATCAAAGCCCTGTCACATGTTTCTGTGTCTAGCTGGTTGAACAGCCCAAAGCCCCGCGGATCCATTACGTACCCTACCGGGAGGACATATGTCGGGGAGCGGGCAAGGATTGTTGTGTCCAGGCCGGCTGTTTGGCAGTCATTGAAGATGTCGATGGCCGTGTTGGCTGAACCAATGATGAGGACAGACTTGGCGCCCTTGTTTTGAAGAGAGACCTCTGGGTTCTTGTACTCCTTGGAGTGCAGGCTGATGCCCTTGTATATCTCCTTGCCTGCAATATCAGGGACTCGAGGCTTTTGTGAGGCGAGTCCCGTTGCTTGCACAAGGTGTTTTGACCTCACTGTTCGTAGACCGCTTGGGGTCTTCAACTTCACGGTCCATCGTCTCGTTGCCTGGTCGTATTGGGTGGACTGGATCTGGGACGAGGTGATCATGTTCAAGTTGAACTCTTTGATATACTGACGAACTTGGTTTGCGAGCTCGTCTCGCGTTAGTAGATGTGAACCTTTGAGGTCTTCGCCGTACGCTGTAGAGAAGTCAGAAAGTGGGAGAAAGAGGACGAGAAAGGCGTTGAACCTACGCAGATAAGGCATGTCACACATTGCAGTCGGCACGTGGAACTTCAAGCTATCGTATCGGAGAGCCCAGTTGTCGCCTGAGTTGGCGTTCCGGTCGGCCATCACACTTTCAACCCCAAGAGCCTTGAGGCGAGAGGCGAGGGTTACAGCACTGTTATCGAGTAGGTACTCAAGTCAGTCTTTAGATGCTCATGTGAAAAAGACAAGCAAACGGCATACCCATTTCCACCCCCAATAATAAAGACGTCTGTCTTcacatcatcgccaccatCTGCTAACGTCGAAGGGGTACGCAGAAGAGTCTCATCTTCGGGGTGCGCATCCAGACTCTCGAGTCTTGTACTCAGAACCCAGATCTTCCATTCCAGCCAGACCCCCGCTGCCTTCGACAGGCAGCAGTAACATGCGTCCAGTACATGTTGCAGCGGGAGAGGTTGTCTTGAGCGACAGACTGCAGTCGATGAATTGCTGCATCAGATTCATAGTGTTAGATGAAACTCAAAGGCGAAACGTAGTAGACTAGGTACTTACCAGGGTTGGAGAGACAGGCAGGAAATGGACGAACTCAAGACCGAAACCATGAGCACCGCGCAACTTGGTGGTTTCCAGCAGATGTGCTGCTATCACGGCCGGTGTTGAGAAGGTTCGCAGATGGTAAGTCAGCGCCAATGAATCCTTCCATAAGGCCTGCTCAGCAAATAAGCAGTTACTAAGAGCAGTTATGTCTCTGGTTGAGATTGCCTTGTTGAAGGCTGTTAAGACATTGTTTGCGATCTTTGCTGTCTCTTCTGGCGTAAGGGATGCGGGGTCGAGAGCCGTCACAGCAACAGTTGGTAGCGGATGTTCGGCCAGTTTTTGACGCAAGTCAGCGGCAGGTGGATAGGCCATTCTGGATAAGGTACTAGAGATATCAAGCGATTAGCGAATTCTCCTGGGAAATAGATCTTGGAGACTTACCAGGTCTCACAGTGTGGAACGTTGTGTTGGGGAATCAAAGCAGCTACACTTGGAAAGTATTGTACCAAGTGCTACAGATAGGTACACTTGCTTTTATACACAATGAGAAGAGCCATGCCTCGGATGTTTGCAATTACGATCAGCAATACGGTCCGAGGGCGAATAGGGATGCTCTACATTTAACTCGGTGTGTGTGCTTTTCTGCCCCATGTGGCTGCAGAGTGGCTAGACAAACTTGGATGTCTTTGCGGGGTATGCTCGGCACTTTCTCTGGGCTTACCATCCATGAATACCTGCATGAATGGGAGCGAATAAGCCAGGCGATAACAcaggggggggttggatcgCCAATAGAGAAACGCTATATATAAAGTAACTGACTCTGAAAAGGTAAAGTAGTGAACCATGCGATGAGAAATAGTTCTTAGGCCTGAAAAGATAACTATCAGAAGGCTTATTCTCCTTTTGAAAAGGCATGAGTAAAAAGTCATTATATGTGCTACTACTCTGACTTAAAATAGTAACCATGCTATCCAGAATGTAAGAGTTTAACGACAATGAAACGTGCAACAAATGATGGACAAGATAATTGGATCCAATTCAATTCGCTAACTCAAGGTATAAAACTTGCTGAAGAGCAGTCGTGTCATCACTACAACACTATaaaagagcaaaagaagatTCATCATCCTTCATCACACGTCCCTCATATCCACGGTGCCGGCACCTCCTTTCACGACATTCCTTCCATCCCTAACCCTTGACTCTGAACAGGACAAGACCCCTGCCGttgagcccctgaacccctgaacccctgaatccacatcaacaaagcaaccacaccaccggaGTTCAAGTCCTTAAAAGACAGCAAtaacccccaaaacaccagcaacacccatcgcaacaccaccaaatccaTTCTCCTTAGCACCAGCGTTGGCAAGCACGGGTGTGAAGGTAGGGCGAATGGAAGAAGTAGCAGTAGGAGCCTCATCATCGCTCTCATCATCAGTGTCGATGCCGTCGTTATCAGTATCGGTGTCCTCGCCTTcagtggtggtagtggtggcTGGGCCAGTAGTAGCAGCTATAGGGCCGGCGGCAGTAACAGCGAcagggccggtggtggtagcagcACtgacatcgtcgtcatcggtGTCAGTGTCATGGCCATCGTTGTCAGTGTCGGTGTCGTGGCCGTCATTGTCAGTCTCGTCGCCGGGGACAACACCAGGGCTGGCACCGAGATTGGCCTCGTCGTCAGTATCAGTgtcgtggtcgtcgtggtCGGTGTCATCCCCCTCGTCGCCAACAACTCCAGTAATAGGGGTAGGGACATCATCGTCCGTGTCATGGCCGTCATTGTCGGTCCAGTCAGTGTCATCGTCGTTCACAGCAGGAACTCCGACAGTGGGCTGCCCGGCGCTGATGTCATCGTCAGTGTCGGTGTCGTCCCCGGTGTCGGTGCCAACAACGCCAGTGGAGACATCACcgtcggtgtcggtgtcATCGCCAtctctggtggtgagggtgtacCGAGCAGCGACGGGTCCACCGGGGTTGAGAGGTCCATGCGGATGAGCAAGGACGGAGACGGAGAAAAGAGCcgcgaggaggaagttgcgAGTAAgcattttggcggttttTTGGAGCAGTGAAGTGCGAGTGTTTTTGTAATTGGTTGATGTGAAAGTTGGGAGCTCTGAGCAGAACTAGAGTTGCTTGTTTGTGTTTGGAGCGACTGTGTCTAAGCGAGTGTGTCGATCGATGGTGAGCAAGAAGAATTGGAGCTTCAAGTTGATGGGATGCTCGTCTTAAATACCGACTTTCTCATCCAAGATCAGCAGATATTCTCGTCTTCACTATCTCGTGAGGTCTCTGAACTGGAGCTAAGATCATGGCTATGCCTTCTGATGGCCTGACTAAACCAAAAAGCCAACATCCCAGTACCCTGTTGACATGACTATCCAACTACACTAACTACTTTGACAGCCACTCTTGGTTTGTGTCCGCCATCAACGCCTCATCACAGACCCCACCGATTATACTGAAGCATAACATCTCAGAACATCACGACGAATACAGCTAAAGGTCGCGCGACCTTAGCCTCAAAATGACAACGCAAGCAGTCAACGCAACCCAACGAGATCTGAAACGATAAATAGATCGAAAAACGCCCTGTCCCGCATCGACACGAGACTTCCAAGAGTCTTGGGAATGCAGTACAAAAATAGAGCTCAACCGGGAAGCCAGGCTCTTTTCTCAGGACGGAGTATCAGTCTCACAATGACCAATCCTGTTGGGATGTTTGCACACGTGCCTTACTCCCAGCAAGCAAAGGTGTACGTATCCCGAGGAAAATAGTTCTTCAGCTCGCACTTGGCCCTCTTCACGTTCTCGCGCCTTGAACCTTTCCAGCCTCGGGACCATTACGTGGCGTTGGGGATCCAAAGCTCTGGGCGGGTGGGCTGGCTGGTCTCGGCAGTGGACCTGCGAGGTTTAAGTGGCGCCCGCTATCCCGTCAGATCTTCCGGTTTGGAAAGTTTGCTGCAGATGTGGAATTTTGGCATTGATAGGGAAGATAATGGGTCCTGAGTCTTGATAGGGGTCTGGGCGGTCTTGCACAGCCTCAATTTTTGGGGTTGACatcgatgacgacgaccgGAGACAAACAAGCACACCGACACTGGAGAAATAAAGCTTGGGATTTCTAAATATGATTTACCAAGCTTTTTTTGACAGCTTCGTTATCGTAATTGCCGGTTGATCGTCCGTGGGTGGCCAAAGGACAACGGGCAAAGCCAAGATGCCAATGCGATGGGGCTTGGCTGCTTGGTCTGGTTGTTCAGCTCAGCAGTCGAGATGGATCGTCGCCTGGATTCAGGCATATCAAGTGATTTAATGTTGCCAGTGCTGTCAGAAATGCATGACCTGGATGGGAGATAAACCTCAAGCTGAGAGAGTCTCCAAGCCGAGCAAGTCGTCCTGGTTGAGCTGTCCAAAGCAGGTACATACCTAATTGTCAGGTCGTCAGAGGCGAGGCTCTGGTCTGATATAAAGGGCCACTTACATTCCGATTACTGTATGCCCTTTCAGTATCTCCAAGTGGCTGCCCATCCACTGAAGATTCCGTGCCAACCGTCCCCTAGGGCACTACCGGTGGCGTGAGCAAGTGCACACATAGCAATATACTAGAGCCATCCTCCAAGTTCCAGACTCCAGACTCCTGGTGCCATCCATCCCTGGGTATCTTTCTCCTTTATCCTTCCCAAATATTGGAATGAGATCAACCTCATGAACACGGACACTTTTCAGTGAGAAATGAGGATGAAAACATGAATGTCGTGCCGCGTACGTAAGCTGTGCCTCTTCCATCCTACACACCTGTTGTTGTGTCAATACATGTCCTGAGTATTCATGCGGCCTCACCATGGGTATCAGTTAGCCTTTGTGAAAACATACCAGACAACAGCTCAGCCCAGATGGGGCAAAAGCAAGACCACCTAGGCCATAGTGGACATGTTGGTGAAAATGGCACCCACGAAAGCGGCAAACAACATCATAACAACCATAATGAGAACTGCAATGACAAGAGGTCCAACATCGCGCATTGGGGGTCCAGCCGAATTTCTCGCTGGGGAAGCTCTTGCTGTCTATTTTCTGGCGCCGGATTTGGGCCCTGGTGTGCGTCCTGTTGCGTTGTGCCGTGTTGCTGTCCGTGAACGGCCACAGAAAGGTCACTGTGGCACCTCCTGAGCTCATTGTGGTTTCTCACAAGCTCCCCGTAACTGCAGGAGATTGCCGCATAGGCGTGTTTCTTGATCTTGGAATCTAGGTGACAGTCATCGCACTGCTCATCGCTAATGACAAACCAGTCCGCAACCTCGTAGACCTCTTCATTTGGCCTGGGTCTCTCATTTCCACAGGGCAGAATGTCCCCGCTCCATTTTCCTTTGCGGCAGGGCAGAGGTACTTCATCTTGGGGTAGGGATGATGGCATTTCGCTCTAGTAAAGAACCAGAATCCACAGCCACAGGCAGGATTGAGGACATTTGGCGGGTTGGTTTTTGCGATGAGCTCAATCTTTGGGTCCATACTTTTCGGTTTAATCCAGCTATCTTGCTCGAGGAACGACTCATCAGtgtcttcatcctcgtcgaagTCCTCCTGATACAGCGAGAAGGAAGCATAGGGACTGTTGTATGGTTCAGGGTGTGTTGTGCGACGAAGGGCAACCCAAGAACTGTTGTCCTCGCAAGGAAGCTGTTGGCTGGAGAAAGACATGATGCTTGAATGCCGTCCGTGTGAAATTTGGAGATTCAGGTGAATTTGTCGTGAGTAGACGAGGCGGCGGGCGTCAATGGCATTTTAAGATGAAGTGTAGATTCAACACCAGTAGGTACCGATGTAAACATGTTTGAAGGAAGAAATGTTCgcgagggggaagagaaagaagcacTGAATACCTCAAAGTACCTATGATATGGGCCCACGGCTGGATATAGGCGTAGGTCACAGGTAGAAGATTGAATTGtcggatgaagaagaaaagaaaagaaagaggaaaCACACTACCCACGATATCCTTTTGtacccatcaacccctccggaCTTCCCCTACAAAGCATAAGAAATATCCAACCAACATTGTCCGAACTTTCTCGTATCCTTTCCTCGTATTCCAGTGTGGATGGCGTCTTTGATTAAGGTTGGATGCCTATTCCAGTTCTAATGCACGCCAAATCGGGACTtaccttcttttcctgcccTTTGAAAACTCCACTTGCACCACACACAGTGTCAGTCCATTGTAGCATGGCTGAACACAGTATCTGTTCCATGATACGAGCCGACTGAGATGGCCATGATAGCGCAGCCGTCTTCTGAGACTAAGATGGCATTCTCCAAATGAAAGCAAAGGCTTTTGAACACCGCAAAAGGATCAACTATCAACTACAAAGTATTTTGAAGACTTGCTGGTCAACTGCGCTTGTTTGATACGGGACCCATCAGTagcaggaagaaggggtAGCTCGCTGGAACTGAACATGTCACAAATAGTTGCTTTATAGACTACATTTCAGCTTTAAGAGCCTCGACATCACTTGACCATCATTCTCACCCTCCAGCTCTATCTCACGCCCGCTATACACGCTAATcggttgatgctgctgctatCTTCGGACTGCCAAAGCCACAACCGTGTCCGGACAAGTGAGGTTCCCAAGATCGTAATTCCGCGTGACTCTCTCAAACGGCGATCCGACCTACAACTTGCTATCCACccacctcggcttcctcttctcaacaaaactcctcaccccctccttcataTTCTCCCCAGCATCAATCCTCCCATAAATCCCCCGTTCCACAATCTCCGTCGCCATCTCCGGCCcgaccccctcccaccccatcctcaacccctccctcgtaGCAATAACAGCATCAGGACTATTCCCCGCAAGCTCCTCCGCAACCTTaaccgcctcctcaacaaccctcccctccccaacaacaaaattcaccaacccccaccccttcatctcctcggccgtataactcaccctccccaaaagcgccatctcccccgccctcTGCCTCCCCACAGTCCTCATCAACCTAGGCAACGCCCCAGCAAGCGCAATAACTCCCTTGCCCACCTCCGGCAGCCCAAACCTCGCCTTCgccccatcagcaacaaccatATCACAATTaatcaccatctccatcccccctccaaaacaaaGCCCATTCACCGCCGCAATAATAGGTTTCTTCCCCCCAGACCTGTtcgacaaccccccaaaaccagccGTAGTCATCTTCCGTGCCTCCACATGTTGATCGTGACCGCTCCCCTCCGGTGCATGAGACGAATCCCATTCTTTGAGATCGGCACCGGCGCAAAACGCCCTGCCCGTACCGGTCAAGATGGCGCAACGCAGCCAGGGTTGGGCGTCGTACCAGTTCCACAGGTGGGCCATGGCGATGTgctgggggatggggattgaATTTAGGGCTTTGGGGCGGTTGAGCGTCACCAGCAAGACATGGGGCGCGGGGAAGGAGATATCGGTGTGGGGgacggcgggaggggggttggtgatttCTTTGGGGAGCGTCATCGTGGCGTTGTtcgtgatggtgatgataaCAACGGTAAAGGAAAAGGTAGGTAAGTTTGACGGTTGACAACAGTTGTACCTACATTGAACTAAAAAGATGACTATGCTCTGATATAAgtcaaccacccctcacTAACCCTGGTCGGCAACGGCGTCATtctgttggggttggccgTGGAGGACGCGGTCCCGCGGCGCGGATTGGGTGGCAACGGCATCCGTGCCGAGGCTCACTCGGGTCTCCAACTCCGGCAGGCAAGCAATGCTTGTTCTCGACTCCAACTCCAAATATCAACATGTCCGTAGAagaaaaccaacaacataTTACAAGTTTCCTACGCTTGTGAATCTAACCAGCAAACTCCTTCACCCTGAAAATCGTAACCCCAGCTACAGCTGCTCCAATGTGCTTTTCGGTAATAAATGTACAGCAATGAATAAATCCCACCTGTTTGTCCCAACATCCCAACAATGTTACGCCAGATTAGGCAGGCAACCCGCGCTTCTCGCTCTCTGTAAAGAAGATAACCATGCGCCAAAGTTTCTTCACAAGATCTTCCGCGTCTTCATCCAGAGCCTCGCCGAGGGTCTCAACCAGCTCGGCTGGCTTCTGATGTTTGCGCAagtgctcctccaccacgtcCACCAGGAACTGCTCTTGCACACCCAGAAACtcaacaaccttcttctcaacAAAAGGCCTCAGCTTATCACGGATGATGCCTTCCTCCAAGTAGTCCCACTTGACATCCCAGGCCCACAAGCCTTCTTTGTCGACGGGAATTTCTTGAGCGAGCGCGCGGACAGCATTCGCAATGTCCTCCTCTGTCATGGCGTTGGTGTCGGTGATGGGCTCAAACTTGATGGGTATAAGGGTGCGCTTCGTAGTCTTATCTTGCTCGTCATCGTCCAACAagccctccacctcggcaaCAGTGCGCCGTGTAGTGGCAGCGCGCTGGGCAACCTtttgagcagcagcaccgaAAGAAATGGTAACTTTCTGCGGTGCTGCAGGGGCGGCCGCAGGGGCAGCAGGGCGATGGGCAGTCATCGCCTCAGCTTGGCGCTCGAGGAAGGAGTCAGCCATATCCCTGGCATGCTCCATATCGGCCTCAGCCTTGCGcagctcttcctcttcctgtcTTCGGTCCATCTCGTCGCGTGCTGCCTCCTGATTGCGGAACGCGGTCCGATCTCGGATCCATTGACTGTGATCGCGGTAGTAGAGGTGGACCTTGCGCGATGCTTCCCTCTCGTCATCCCAGTTTTTTTCCTTATCCAACTGATCCTCTTTCCTCCTAGCAAAACCTTCCGTCTCAACCCTCTCACGCTCACGTTCTCTCTCCAAGGCAGCGGCGCGTTGTCGCTCACGATTAACCCACTTCCGCTCCGCCTCCAAGTAAGCTTTATCCTCCTCTGCGCGCTGCTTGGAAAGCTCGCGCTCGTAGAgctcttcgtcgtcggcatCTGTATCGTCGTCATCTCGAAATTGCGGCCCGTGACCATTAGTGGTGCCTCCGTTCACAAAGTCAATGCCCCGGGTTTGCCCTCTAGGACCTGACGGCGCATTGGGAACACCACGTGGGCCAAGAGGAATGCTGTTGGAGTTGGCACCTGGCGGAGGCGAGTCAAGTCGAGATTTCCTCGGCGCGCCATTACGTTGcctctcttgctcctcaaactcttcttctcttcgaAGCCGTTCCAGATCGCGACGATTGCTCCGATCTCGGAAGGCAGCGATTTCGGCGGCAACTGTAGCGCGCATTTCAGCAGGAATATCGGCGAGGTCATCCTCGGGCGCAATAGGGATATTGATCACTTCAATATTGTCGCCAATCCCATTCATGCCATTGCCCATGGCGGTATCTCCTTCAGCATCCCTGCCACCGCCAGCTCTGGGGTAGAACAGGTTCCGAATAAAATGTTTGAGAGATTGCCGAGCCTCGTACAACCTCGCGTCGTAGTTGGAGTCATCAGGGAGTGCTTCCTTCCAAGACTCAATGTACTTTTCGGTACTGGAGTCTACCACAACCTGCAACTTGACTTTCTCAATGTCCTCGAATTTGTCGTCTTCATCGGTGGGAGGGTTC from Podospora pseudoanserina strain CBS 124.78 chromosome 6, whole genome shotgun sequence carries:
- a CDS encoding hypothetical protein (EggNog:ENOG503NVGB; COG:Q), which codes for MAYPPAADLRQKLAEHPLPTVAVTALDPASLTPEETAKIANNVLTAFNKAISTRDITALSNCLFAEQALWKDSLALTYHLRTFSTPAVIAAHLLETTKLRGAHGFGLEFVHFLPVSPTLQFIDCSLSLKTTSPAATCTGRMLLLPVEGSGGLAGMEDLGSDLDAHPEDETLLRTPSTLADGGDDVKTDVFIIGGGNGAVTLASRLKALGVESVMADRNANSGDNWALRYDSLKFHVPTAMCDMPYLPYGEDLKGSHLLTRDELANQVRQYIKEFNLNMITSSQIQSTQYDQATRRWTVKLKTPSGLRTVRSKHLVQATGLASQKPRVPDIAGKEIYKGISLHSKEYKNPEVSLQNKGAKSVLIIGSANTAIDIFNDCQTAGLDTTILARSPTYVLPVGYVMDPRGFGLFNQLDTETCDRALMLFPTWVECNMAHGLLAMLASQEPDRYKRVAKAGFPVIDSAHPDACLMHNLVERGGGHYVDIGGLEVIAEGNVGVISSVEPVAYTEAGLRLSDGKTAEADSIIWCTGFSDLNARDTVFEVLGGENAADGEEKDSNLLGPRDIANTVDATFGVDEEEEIRGLWKRQRGIDNFWFMGGQTQHHRYHSKTVALQIKAELEETIPVFLNSDVQISGIHNQDIAMRPKHHSLASKTPYPPNVPCSLKDTPVHARCAMLQLF
- a CDS encoding hypothetical protein (COG:I; EggNog:ENOG503NZ6W), with protein sequence MTLPKEITNPPPAVPHTDISFPAPHVLLVTLNRPKALNSIPIPQHIAMAHLWNWYDAQPWLRCAILTGTGRAFCAGADLKEWDSSHAPEGSGHDQHVEARKMTTAGFGGLSNRSGGKKPIIAAVNGLCFGGGMEMVINCDMVVADGAKARFGLPEVGKGVIALAGALPRLMRTVGRQRAGEMALLGRVSYTAEEMKGWGLVNFVVGEGRVVEEAVKVAEELAGNSPDAVIATREGLRMGWEGVGPEMATEIVERGIYGRIDAGENMKEGVRSFVEKRKPRWVDSKL
- a CDS encoding hypothetical protein (EggNog:ENOG503NWI5; COG:A), producing MAYNPYGAPPYGAPPSYAAFPGATHAPGMAPPPGLGPPPGMSSAPGMAPPPGVQQSSLSAQANRPSGLPASFQPPPTLPNINFNAPVIRLGPTVPPLKPGASLTDRRDSHTPTSARLGLGSDRHDQSRAQMRENIQSLVPPTPEERLRTIFVHKIPSGVGGEEGIQKLLNAVGRVQRWGSAQSHLSEHKGDLFGFAQYEDPESLALAVELLKDVEVPVKKQAPIENPPTDEDDKFEDIEKVKLQVVVDSSTEKYIESWKEALPDDSNYDARLYEARQSLKHFIRNLFYPRAGGGRDAEGDTAMGNGMNGIGDNIEVINIPIAPEDDLADIPAEMRATVAAEIAAFRDRSNRRDLERLRREEEFEEQERQRNGAPRKSRLDSPPPGANSNSIPLGPRGVPNAPSGPRGQTRGIDFVNGGTTNGHGPQFRDDDDTDADDEELYERELSKQRAEEDKAYLEAERKWVNRERQRAAALERERERERVETEGFARRKEDQLDKEKNWDDEREASRKVHLYYRDHSQWIRDRTAFRNQEAARDEMDRRQEEEELRKAEADMEHARDMADSFLERQAEAMTAHRPAAPAAAPAAPQKVTISFGAAAQKVAQRAATTRRTVAEVEGLLDDDEQDKTTKRTLIPIKFEPITDTNAMTEEDIANAVRALAQEIPVDKEGLWAWDVKWDYLEEGIIRDKLRPFVEKKVVEFLGVQEQFLVDVVEEHLRKHQKPAELVETLGEALDEDAEDLVKKLWRMVIFFTESEKRGLPA